A window of the Gammaproteobacteria bacterium genome harbors these coding sequences:
- a CDS encoding NAD(P)-dependent oxidoreductase has protein sequence MKIGFIGLGNVGAKLAGSLLRNGFDLVVRDVDDDVAQELLQQGAHWGESGQQMAQQCDVVITCLPSPTVSAEVMEESHGVLAGMGPGKIWLEMSSTDADEVRRLGAMVEARGAIPLDCPVSGGCHRAATGNIAIFAGGKREAFDQVLPLLTSVGRNILHTGELGSASILKVATNYLAGVQLISTGEAFMVAKKAGIDLGIAYEAIRISSGNSFVHETEGQLILNGSYNINFTMDHEVKDLTLFDDLGKKLGVPLEMSPLAVQIMRDGLARYGPRAWSSMVVKRLEDACNEDLRAPGFPEYLTDHEPEAVGAEVMPRAGQEPQS, from the coding sequence ATGAAAATTGGATTTATCGGACTCGGTAACGTCGGTGCGAAGCTTGCCGGCAGCTTGCTGCGTAACGGCTTTGACCTGGTGGTGCGCGATGTGGACGACGATGTCGCACAAGAGCTTCTGCAGCAAGGTGCGCATTGGGGCGAATCGGGTCAGCAAATGGCGCAACAGTGCGACGTCGTCATTACCTGTCTGCCGTCACCGACGGTGTCGGCCGAGGTCATGGAAGAATCCCACGGTGTGCTGGCAGGAATGGGCCCCGGCAAGATCTGGCTGGAAATGAGTTCCACCGATGCTGATGAAGTCCGGCGCCTCGGGGCCATGGTCGAGGCCAGGGGTGCGATACCGCTCGATTGCCCGGTATCGGGTGGCTGCCATCGCGCCGCCACCGGCAATATCGCGATCTTTGCCGGAGGTAAGCGTGAAGCGTTTGACCAGGTGTTACCTCTGTTGACGTCCGTCGGTCGCAACATATTGCATACCGGGGAGCTCGGCAGCGCTTCGATCCTGAAGGTGGCAACCAACTATCTCGCCGGCGTGCAGCTGATTTCAACCGGTGAAGCCTTCATGGTCGCGAAGAAAGCAGGCATCGATCTCGGTATCGCCTACGAGGCAATCCGAATTTCATCGGGTAATTCGTTTGTTCACGAAACCGAGGGTCAGTTGATTCTGAATGGCAGTTACAATATTAATTTCACGATGGATCACGAGGTCAAGGACCTGACTTTGTTCGATGATCTTGGCAAAAAGCTCGGCGTACCGCTCGAAATGTCGCCGCTCGCGGTGCAAATCATGCGCGATGGGCTCGCCAGGTACGGACCGCGCGCCTGGTCATCGATGGTGGTCAAACGCCTCGAGGATGCCTGCAACGAGGACTTGCGTGCCCCCGGTTTCCCCGAGTATCTTACCGATCACGAGCCCGAAGCCGTTGGCGCAGAAGTGATGCCGCGGGCAGGGCAGGAGCCACAGTCATGA